In the genome of Nitratireductor sp. GISD-1A_MAKvit, the window AATGGCGCAGCGTTTCCCACACCAGTTTTCAGGTGGTCAGCGCCAGCGGATCGGCATTGCCCGGGCATTGGCGGTTAATCCCGATTTCCTCGTTTGCGACGAGAGCATCGCGGCACTGGATGTGTCCATCCAGGCGCAGATCATCAATCTTTTCATGGAACTGCGTGAGCGCCTTGGCCTCACGCTGCTTTTCATCAGCCACGATCTTTCCGTCGTTCAGCATATCAGTGACCGGGTGGTGATCATGTATCTGGGGCGGGTCGTGGAAACGGCTCCCGTCGACCGCATATTCGACGCGCCCCACCACCCCTATACACGCGCGCTTCTGGACGAGATACCGCGCATCGATCGGCGGCACCGGAGCTTTGCGAGCATTCGCGGCGAGATCCCGTCACCTGTCAACCCGCCGAAGGGGTGCCACTTTCATCCACGATGCCCGCACGCCTTTGATCGCTGCCGCATCGAGAGACCGGTACTGAAACAGGTGCAGGCAGGGCATGAAAGTGCATGCCATCTCAACGATTTGCCACCGGCGCAATAGCCACTCAAAAGGGAGGGAAACCATGAAACGCTTTAATCCAGGTGCCATCAGAAGGGGCGCGCTTGCTGTCCTTATGGCGACAGTCGCATTGCCCGCGCTTGCAGCCGATCTGACGATCGGACGCGCGGCAGAGCCATCATCCATCGACCCGCAATTCTCACGCACAGGCAACAATCAGGGTACGGCCCAGCTCATGTTCGGTCGTCTGATCGAGCAGGACGCCAATCTGCAGATCAGCCCCGGTCTCGCGACGGAATGGACGTCGCTCGATGATAATACCTGGGAGATCAGGCTGCGTGAGGGTGTGAAGTTCCATGACGGTTCAACCCTGACGGCCGACGATGTGATCTACTCGCTGGAGCGCACCGACGAAGTGCCCAACAGCCCGGCCCCATTCTCCGACATGGTGTCGTCCATCGACACAATGGAAAAGGTTGATGATCTCACCGTCCGTATCAAAACCAGAGAACCGGCACCGGCGCTGATCGAGGATATCGGCCGCGTCTTCATCATCTCCAAGGCGGCTTCTGAAGGGAAAACGTCCGAAGACTTCAATGCGGGATCGGCCACGGTTGGAACCGGTCCCTACAAGTTCGTTTCCTTCAAGCCGGGTGAAAGCCTCACGATTGAGGCCTTTGATGGTTATTGGGGCGAGCAGCCCGATTTTAAAGACGTGGAGGTGCGTTTCATCTCCAATGATGCTGCACGTGTTGCAGCGCTCCTGTCCGGTTCGGTCGATCTGATCGATGC includes:
- a CDS encoding ABC transporter ATP-binding protein codes for the protein MTTSQAPLAQAVNISKRFQKKTDFAERAAIALGAMAKPSVVHALDDVSLEIRKGEVVGLVGESGCGKSTLGRIMAGMLAPTEGTVLRDGADLADLKGRDQRAMRLRTQIIFQDPMSSLNPRRRVGDIIGEAPRFHGLVDKAGQDKLVAELLETVGLQPEMAQRFPHQFSGGQRQRIGIARALAVNPDFLVCDESIAALDVSIQAQIINLFMELRERLGLTLLFISHDLSVVQHISDRVVIMYLGRVVETAPVDRIFDAPHHPYTRALLDEIPRIDRRHRSFASIRGEIPSPVNPPKGCHFHPRCPHAFDRCRIERPVLKQVQAGHESACHLNDLPPAQ